The genomic stretch ACGATCTGTGTTTAACTGGGAGTGATTGATGTTAAAATTACATAAAGATCTGTAAGAGGACATCTTGAAAAAAAGGACTGTTTGTAGAATCACAACAATCCCGTAGCTTTTGTTCCTCTAAAATCACGTCACTGTTTAAAAAATAGCCCCCAGCTGGAGCAAAAAACACATAAAGCACACTGCGTGAGCAGCTCACAGCTTTGCACTGAGCACTTTGCACTGAACTTGACTATTATGTTTGGATTGTCTTCTCTCAGAGGGTTGCACccagaaaaatgtatttatcattacACAATATAGCAAGACTTTAATagggacaaaataaaaattggTCCTCAAAACcagttaaataatgaaaaaaagctTTAGTTCCATTTCCCCCTTTCACCATTTGACTGACCTTGTCACAATTTTATTGCAGATGATCGTTGTAAAATTACATGTGAAGCATgcttctgttcatttttctaaAGAACTACAATGTAAAAGACTCCCAAGAAACTGACATTAAACTTTCATTTCTGTCAAAGGTTCTTATGTGTAATTTGTACTTTGGTTTTTACATTAATTGCTTTGGACTTTAGTTTCTCCTCGAAAGCCTTTTTCTGTCTGACATAACGGTTTCTGAGAGGCTGCAGGAATCTATAGTCTGGGCCAGAACAAAATTAGCCTCAGGCTTGCTTCTTCATATTATTTGGTGATACAGTATTTGTTCCTCATTGGCGGTAGTGTTGTGCATGGTTCCATGAAATCTCACACTgatgtttctgtctttttatttgtaaatgacaGAGAGGGAATCGAACCTGGCATTTATAAAAGCAACAACATCTCTggataaatgtactgtaattgaAAAGTACTGTTTAGGAGTTTTAAACAACCTGTTAGAATTAATAATGAAACTCACCACAAAATAATAAGCATCAATAGCATTGTATACAAGAAATGCAGAACTCAAAACTAAACTTTAATGATAAAAGGTTGTAAGATATAGAGAATACACAAATGGTGGATTTTATCTCGTTATTTTGTTTCTAATAACCAGAATGTAAAACATGAATCAAATTTGGAGCAACTACTACAAACTAAGCCTTTTGTAATGTTGAGTTGGGTTACTTGATTTAAACCAaacagtgaatgtgtgagtgagcagGGAAGGAGAGTAAACAATCAAGGACCGAGAGATCTAGAAAGAAAGGTTTCTGTGGCAGGAAGTGCTTACAGAATATTTCATTAGGGTTGTTTTTTCAACGCTCACAGTTGGAACAAGCAGACTGAGCAAACATTCACTGATGCAGTAATCACAAGAAAGTACTTTATCATAATCTATATTCAAGCAGACAGAGCTTGAAATACAAATAACAAAAGCACAAACAGAAGTTAACATGTGAAACAGGAATGAGATATTGGATAAACAGATGTGTATGGATTAGGAGAAtgggaaaagaaaacacagtaaGAAAAATGTAATGCACATAAATTTATATcgataaaaagtacaaaaagggTACAAAACGATgcttaaaaatctttttttttctatttattttttagtggtAATTTAGACAATTAAATGAAGTAttaatttttgaaagaaagaaagaaagaaagaaagaaagaaagaaagaaagaaagaaagaaagaaagaaagaaagaaaaaagtggcttagtggttagcacgttcacctcacacctccagggttgggggtttgattcctgcctcccccttgtgtgtgtggagtttgcatgttctccccgtgcctctggagtttcctctgggtactctggtttcctcccccggtccaaagacatgcatggaaggttgattggcatctctggaaaattgtctgtagtgtgtgattgcgtgagtgaatgagagtgtgtgtgtgtgtgtgcccgatgacgcctgagctcCCCGTTACCCGAGGTATTTCGGATAatcagtagaaaatgagtgagtgagtgagagaagatCAGGTGGAGGATGATCACATGACTATGCAAAATGTCTACTGATAACATGCAGAATCTACACATTTGGACAGTTGGAGTAAATGTGtattattctttaaaaattATTCTTAAACATTATTGTCTGTCTTTAATATTTTGTCTGagatataaaacatttagaattCTGATTATAGTTGATAACCAAGTCAGCTATTTTAGTTTTATACACCTCCATAATTCTGTTTCATGAACTAGAACAGAAGGTCTCTCAGTATGGAAACCTCAGATCTAAGATCAGTTTGGTTTGCATAGTGGCCTCTTTTGTTTATCCACCTGCATTTGCATCAGCTGCTCAGCGGAGAGCGTATAATATTCCATTCACTTTTATAAGCGTGTGTTTTGATAGCATCCCTTTCTGACCAACAGAGTAGAAACACTCTATAATGAAACTCTCATTAGATTAATGACCTGAAAATGAGCTCATTAAAAAGTAATCATGTTTTACTTGATGCGAATGGCAAATGAAGACACAGGGAACATGCCATTACGgttctaaaatatatatttacaatatgtaaaatatgtttatCGAATTGTTACAATGCATGACActagaaatgttaaatatatgtcTCCTGCAAGAACAAACAATGATCACATGTCTGtataacaataatgtattaaGTACCATGGACATTATAACATTACAGAATGGGTGAAttcatataaatgtaatgtgaatgactgttacattaacattttttcAAGTTATAAGTAGCAGTAGTAGTTAAAGGAAGGACAATGAGATTCGGATTCAGGATGCTGAATCATTCTGCAGCAtggttacatttattttactttcaccTCATCAACAATTTTGTGCTTTGTTAGCAGTTTACTTTCATTGTTCTAATTAGTGTCACAATTTCATGCAACATTAGGCATGTAATTATGTCTTAAATAAATTCACAAGGGATTGTAGAACTAATAAACCCAACATTGCTAACGAGGCCCAGTGGACACATCGAACCATAAAAACACACTTTAATTTTACTTTCTTCTTCACAGTTTTAACCTGTCTAAATCAGTGAGTCCTAGACGCTGCTTgtggatttatttgttttcaaatatgttgataattgtttttttcaagCCATACTTATTTAACTTTTTGGCAGAAATTTATACCATTCTCTTTTCAGAACCTAAGAGTTTTGAACTGGTAGCTTTGTGGTTTTCACAAACAGTTGTGAGTGGAGAAGAGTATAATCAGTTATTCTTCTCATGTGTCTCTGGATGGCAATATGAGCACGATATTTAGCAACAGACATATTGAGACATAGGCTCAGCCCTCTTAGGTACACTATATTCTTGTCTATGCGATAGTTTACACTCATAATCAACCCAATAGGAATTAACAAGCTTCCATTTACCTATAAAATGTCTGCTGGATGTTCATTAATCtcataaaaaaaacctgcaagCATGTAGGTACTATATTTCTGAGCAAATCATCATAAATGCTCAAGGtgcacaaaaaacaaatatcactgcatattcattttttttattcattcacctGTTCCCACAAACTTCACTTCAATTTCTCACCCATTTCTATAGTAAGTTTCTCACTCATTGCCTCAGTCAATCATTCAGTCATTCTCTATCCAaaatactcattcattcatttattcattcatttattgctgagatcatattttttaaatttggtcATGAGTCATTCATTCACCTGTTCCCATTCCCAGACATTCATTTATCCCTCAGTCATCAATGCCATACCTGAACCATATTAATTTCTTGAGTCATTCATTCAAAATTCCCAAACCAGCCCATTATTTGTCCATCAGCCATTCATTCACCTGTTCACTTTTCCGAAGCCTTATTTATCCCAGATACACAGATGCTCATTTATACCTCCCTCATTGTCTCGCCTATTTCCTTCTCCACCCCTCGTTTACATTCACATGTCATTAAATCACGTACGTAAAGACTCACAAAAGTCACTGAGAATGGCAagttataaacaaatgaattggaCCAATGAAATGAACATGAATGAGCTTTTATTTTGACTGTTCTATTCCCCACATACTCACAAATGGACTTCAGGTAAGCCATCCTTTGTTACGTTCACAAGCATGTGCAGACACTTGCAAAGCCTTAAACACCGTCACAGATGTGCTATAAAGGCCAATAGTGACCAGCTGCTGGAGACAGAGGAGGCTCTGAAGTGTGGTCACCCACACCCACTGTTGCCTTGCTTGCCTGGTGAGTCAGTAAATGAGAGAGTGGGTAAGGGAGGGAGGTAGACACTGATGCTATTGGGGATCAGTAGCATGGTGGGTGCTCCTTTCCTTCCCAGTGCTCTACTCATTATCCCCCATCCCGCTGCTCACTCACTACCTATGAATAGTCAATAACAAACAAGCAAGCAGGAAATGAGGGAGCAGATGAAGGCGACCCGTCGACTGATGTCAGCTATGTTTATTGAGAGCTGCTTTATTCAGGTAGACACACTTCACTCCTGCCCGAGGACTATTCCTTGATCATTTTCTCCTACTGTTTTCTTCAGCTGTTTCTTGGAATTTCTTTTTCAACTTGGAAGACTTATTGATGCCTTAAGCTGGTTTTGTTTTCCAACCTTTGGGCATGatgaagcatctcagaatgttgTGAGTGATGCTGGCTCTGAGCCCTGACTCAGACAGAAAAACTTGCTTGTGAGAGATTCATGTTTCCCCAGCTTTTGTCATTTAATAGTGGAAACAGTGGCAAGATGCAAGACCTGTGCACTCATGgttgattgagagtgtgtgtgcccaaTAGATTATCCCAGCAGTCCTTGCCGAATACATTGGAAAGTGCTGGGAGGATGTTCCTGTGGGCTGGATCCAAAGGACCTCAGGgatcaggaaatgaaagaaggTATGCTATctgctcattaaaaaaaaaaaaaaaaaattactgctTACTTGCTGTGCACTGTGAgctatcttattttattttttctctttttgttatttctttgcacacttatttgtgttattatgcATTTTTCTTCAGTTACACTTATTTAAACTTCTTAAGTCTTATTACTATATGTAAATAAGggtaaatgaaaaaaacaaaacaaaaacatttggtAACCCACATAGGAGTTGAACTAGTTACTTCATGTCATCTGACctaaatctttaaaaacagCACTTATTGCAGTAAGCCACATTTTCCTGCATTTAAATCATTGTTGAATTTACCATGGATGAATTGAATTTGGTTAATTTTACTACTTAATGAAACACTGTCGCCATATAAATCCTTCTTTAAAGTGTAccttgtgtgtgaaaaagtcgaTCCTATTACAGTGTTAATGCTGAATGTGTCTTAAGCATGAGGAGGTAAATAAATTCCTCTTTTACTTTGCACCATTGATTATTGATGCTCTTTAATCTAGAAGGACttcaataaaacactttatgtTTGTTTGATCTCGAAGGTTAAATCCATGCAGCTTTGTTAATTGAGTGTCAGTTTTTTATGGGAAGTAGAGGCAAATTAGTTAGCTAtcggttctctctctctctctctctctctctctctctctctctctctctctctctctctctctctctctctctctgtgtgtgtgtgtgtgtgtgtgtgtgtgtgtccatgcttAACATATCAGGAGCTTAGTATATATTATAAGTTTCAGTTAGGGTTAAGAATGATTTCGAGAAAACCTTCTAATACTAAGGAACAGTATTTGTCCACCTGTCTGGAGCCTATAGGTGTTCTTTGCCTGTAAAATAAgtctttttttgctttatgtCTATATCTAATCTTCAGGACCATTTATCAGAAGATCAGAGAATATGACATTCTGGACAAGAAGAAGACTGTGACAGCACTGAAAGCAGGAGAGGACAGAGCTATTCTCCTTGGGCTTAGCATGATCTTCTTTTCTGTCATGATGTACTTCGTCCTTGGCATTACAATGTTGCGGTCATATTCAGACAGGTATGGCTATTTAGTAGCTTTTAATGGCTGTATCTTTAAATACTTTCATGTATACAGCAGTGTTTTAAATTCAGTGAAACTAACAATGAATACAGGAGCATTTAAAGGCTTTTCTAAGCTGTTAACAAGGAATTCACAGGGGTGTGACAGATATGATATTGGACACGCATGCACAAAAAAGTTTATGAATTAAGCTACAAATGGTAGATCTTGaacaatcagaaatgtgactgatcattttctgtaaaaatggTCATATTACCATCCCATGACATTCTCAGTATAAACTCAGTATAAAagccaaaatatttaaaattatgcACATATGCCAGATATTCAGGGAATTAATGGAATGGGTGGTTAATATCAAAGATAAGTATCTGAGCTTGAGTTCTAACATATGCTGAGTGTCATATAAAGCTAGGAACATAGAAGTAGTCAGAACAGAAATCCGAAAAGTCAAGCTCCAGACTGGCACAGTACATTCTGATAAACAGAGAAGCACAAACTCTTCACAATACGGTATAGTCACAATCACTACAAATAATAACACTGCTCATGATGGAAAATCAGACCAACGTTTTTAAGccaattataaacattattataaataaatttaatcaaTAACAAAATTTTATTCCACAAATTTAATGACATTTGACTTGAAAAAGGTGGGCTTTTGGAAAATAACTTCACAGGAGCAAAATGAAAACTAACTGGGAACTAACCTCAGATGTAATTGGATTTGATAGTATTAACTCCCATATAAATTAGGTTTAGCAAagtctaaatattaaatacaggtTTATACATGCTATGATAAAAGGCATTTAACTgtggaaaaaagtttttaagCTCTTAGCTTCCAACAGAAGCCATGAAAGGGAACTTTTTTTGTGCATTGCTTAGAAATGAAGACAAAACCTTTAgacaaaacagattttattgGTTGTGTACACCTCATTTTTGGTAACTTTGAAAACTTTTTCTACTTTCATATCTGCTCCTACCTCTATTACATGTCTAGGGAACAGGGATGAGCACATACAGAATTAGTCATCCTCTATCTTTATACAGTATCCTCTTCAACCACCCCTATCCCTCTCTATCCTTCAGTGTGTGGACAGAGGAGTCAAGCTGTACCGTGCTAAATGCAACTATTATTGGAGAGATTAACTGTAGCTACAGCTGTGGAGCAGAGTGCCGGAAGAGCTCCAGATACCCATGCCTACAGGTGTATGTCAGCCTGAACTCATCAAGCCGAATACTGAGACTGTCCCACAATGAGGAAACCCAGGAGACCAATTCTGAGGTATACACAAAGcataaaacacagaacataatATGAAATTTATCCATAGCTGCTTTTACTTCCCGAAATTATCTTGTGGGAAATGTTATATGGGGGATCATATTGAAGGAAAAATTTATCCAGAAACGAAACCTTTAAATGGACTTTAATGTGAATAAGTTTAATGAGATTTGATTTTAATGTGATAAAGTTTGAATTTTGTCTTTCTTGGTGCAATTGTTATTTGGCAGGTTTCTGGGCGTTgatttatttaggttttttttttcactgtcagAAATTGTAAATTGGCCTCAGACTGCAAAAAATCTCTCCccatcttaaaaaaacaaaatgatataGCCAGGATAGAAACAAACAGGgtaagataaaagaaaaaaagatgttaCAAAATGCACAATAAAACTGTGTGATGCTTCACAGCAAATGTAGGCTAAACATAGATATGCATATAAACTGATCAAGGGCTAACACAATAGAACAGAATTTCTTTGAATTAGAccagttacatttacagcattcagaAAATGTCTTTATCTCTTATCCAGCatgacttacagaagtgctttataTGCTCCAAAATTCATATCCTTATACAACTTAAATTGGCCAGGCCTAAGAATACCATTGAGCAAAATCCTTTAAGGACTTTAGGatggcataaaaaaaaatgaacacaaaaaacaaaatatgaaaaaaagtgatgaaacaaaacaccctacatatattattaaaatgtatgaacTATCACTTACATAACGATGTAATACTATTTAGGTCAAAGTAATTATTTATCCCAATTCAACACATGACACTGAGCTAATACTGttaacaatacaaataataacaaattaaattagaaaaaagaaaaacatgtttaattcatttttatacagttaAATCAATACCATATAGGGTCTTTGTTAAGTACTTTACTTGTTATGTGAAgtactaaaataattattagtcttttttacttttctgaTTATGTTCATATGGACTGTGAGTTTGCTAGTCTCTGTTGTTAATAGTTATCATGTGCTGACTTAATGGTCAAACCAAAATGTTTATTCTCTGTAATTGTCATTACTGTAACTGTTCACCTATCAACATTTATTAGTTTTCCTTCTTCTTGTGTTTTAATTGAAATGTGGCTGCTACAAACGTCTAACATCTGAGAATACAGCAATAAGTGTTGTTTCTTTCATGAAAAACAAGCCCTGATTTTTAGTAATGAGTAATGATAAAACCTTTTCTCTTTTATCGCAGTGTTTCTTTGTCCCTAAGTGCCGTAAAGACCACTCAACAATGCATGCTTTGGTACTGAACATCTCTGAGCGTCTGAAGGCCCAGCAGCAGGTGCGTTGTTACACAGACCCAACAGAACAGCAGGACAGCGCCATCCTGACGCGCCTCTACGGTAGTGCTGCCATTCTCTCATCGCTGCTGTGGCCAACATGCACACTTGTGATTGGCGTGCTCATCGTTGCCATGGTCAAGCTCACACAATACCTTTCTATCCTCTGTGAGCGGATAAGCCGCATTAAGAGGTAGGCCAGCCTGCCATTGAGTCTTGACACGGATCAAAgcaaagagagaaaatagagtgaaagagagagagacaactcTCTAACCACTATGTTCCTCATAGGACTGATCTCTCGGTACTTGCATCTGCCTCACACTCCATGGAGGGCAGCAAAAAGTGCAGCAGACCCAAGCGGGATCAGATTTGAACAGAAAAGGGCCCAAAGATGAACGGCCAAAAGTGGAATGATGGACAGATTATTTGGCTGTACCCAGCTTTCTATGCCTCTATAAGGAATAGAGACAGTAATGACCAGTGACATGTTTTTGATATGCCTCTGCCTTCCTGTCAAATTTTGCTAATTAATCTGTATTGCGTTGAAAAGGACAGACATTTGTCTTGGACAAGGTCAAGATTTTAGAGACTGAAATTTGTGCCTGGTATTGTGTTAACAGCAAAGGCTGTGTGAAGTCTAGCTGAATAAAGTGTCGATTATATTCACTTAATAGTGTTTTTCAAACCTGGTCTTTTGCCTGGAGCTTTTAATTTGCTGACCAGAAAAAATATCACACACCAATATACTGAACGTAATTTACTCATTCATGaaaaaattattcataaaaGTTCACCAGGTTCACTGACAAGATGATGACTTACCTAACgcataaataacacattaaacttaataaaaataaatctgtaaccATATAATAACTCTGCTGAATGTGTAATGTGCACTTAGTTACAGTTTCATGTTCTGCTCAGATCTGATGGATGTTCAGTAATTTCCACATGAATGCAATTTCCAAAGCTCTGCTTATTTTCATGAAAATCAATAGCTTAAATTACTAAACCATCAATAAGACCTAATGGAGTTGTGCTTTGTCCTTGATGACCATTTCAGTCTGTAATTAATTCTTTAATGGGTTCTGAAGTTTCTTAGTGGGAAACCAATAAATGTAACACAGATCAATACTGGTTTAacggcatatatatatatatatatatatatatatatatatatatatatatatatgtatattctattctattctgaaATTCATCACAGAGGTCTTACATTAAATACTAGGTTCTATTTTACACCATATATGTGCCTTGGACCACTGTAAAACATGTATTAACTTCGATGAACATGTACAATTTCTTTTGATAATACTCTCATATATTAAGTGGTTTgtaaatatcatatttataacattaaaatattttgggTTTCAAAAACTGGGATTCAATTtccttaaaataaacaagatttTTCCTTTGGTTTATACTGTGAAATTTGAgcgttatttttaaataatataaaagcttTGAATGGGCACAGATGGAAAAAACAATATTCTGGGGAATCTCCCATAAAACTACTCATGCAGTAAAATATCTGTGAATAACACAGGATGAATGTCAAGGACGAATCAAGTGTTGCTCAAACTAATGTCCAAAAAATTCTGACTGGCACTGAAGAGTCACagccatggacactaattggcATCCTGGCTGCTTGATTTGATCATTTCATCCCTGCCTCTTTCTGCCTAACACAGAGTCTTCtgtcagttttatttttccatagaaaacattttagtagatattgttatttaataaagaacaagaaagcCACAGCTGGATGACTTAATTAGAACTTGATGTGGCAATTTCCAAAGAAACTGTTATTGACAGAAGATAACTACTAGTCGTTGAG from Tachysurus fulvidraco isolate hzauxx_2018 chromosome 2, HZAU_PFXX_2.0, whole genome shotgun sequence encodes the following:
- the si:ch211-247n2.1 gene encoding calcium-activated potassium channel subunit beta-2 isoform X1, with the translated sequence MATSYCDCTSSYNSQRQLYECRLSQQSLPNTLESAGRMFLWAGSKGPQGSGNERRTIYQKIREYDILDKKKTVTALKAGEDRAILLGLSMIFFSVMMYFVLGITMLRSYSDSVWTEESSCTVLNATIIGEINCSYSCGAECRKSSRYPCLQVYVSLNSSSRILRLSHNEETQETNSECFFVPKCRKDHSTMHALVLNISERLKAQQQVRCYTDPTEQQDSAILTRLYGSAAILSSLLWPTCTLVIGVLIVAMVKLTQYLSILCERISRIKRTDLSVLASASHSMEGSKKCSRPKRDQI
- the si:ch211-247n2.1 gene encoding calcium-activated potassium channel subunit beta-2 isoform X3, coding for MATSYCDCTSSYNSQRQLYECRLSQQSLPNTLESAGRMFLWAGSKGPQGSGNERRTIYQKIREYDILDKKKTVTALKAGEDRAILLGLSMIFFSVMMYFVLGITMLRSYSDSVWTEESSCTVLNATIIGEINCSYSCGAECRKSSRYPCLQVYVSLNSSSRILRLSHNEETQETNSECFFVPKCRKDHSTMHALVLNISERLKAQQQVRCYTDPTEQQDSAILTRLYGSAAILSSLLWPTCTLVIGVLIVAMVKLTQYLSILCERISRIKR
- the si:ch211-247n2.1 gene encoding calcium-activated potassium channel subunit beta-2 isoform X4; its protein translation is MFLWAGSKGPQGSGNERRTIYQKIREYDILDKKKTVTALKAGEDRAILLGLSMIFFSVMMYFVLGITMLRSYSDSVWTEESSCTVLNATIIGEINCSYSCGAECRKSSRYPCLQVYVSLNSSSRILRLSHNEETQETNSECFFVPKCRKDHSTMHALVLNISERLKAQQQVRCYTDPTEQQDSAILTRLYGSAAILSSLLWPTCTLVIGVLIVAMVKLTQYLSILCERISRIKRTDLSVLASASHSMEGSKKCSRPKRDQI
- the si:ch211-247n2.1 gene encoding calcium-activated potassium channel subunit beta-2 isoform X2 → MLHERHVKRSVRRDGLSQQSLPNTLESAGRMFLWAGSKGPQGSGNERRTIYQKIREYDILDKKKTVTALKAGEDRAILLGLSMIFFSVMMYFVLGITMLRSYSDSVWTEESSCTVLNATIIGEINCSYSCGAECRKSSRYPCLQVYVSLNSSSRILRLSHNEETQETNSECFFVPKCRKDHSTMHALVLNISERLKAQQQVRCYTDPTEQQDSAILTRLYGSAAILSSLLWPTCTLVIGVLIVAMVKLTQYLSILCERISRIKRTDLSVLASASHSMEGSKKCSRPKRDQI